A genomic segment from Variovorax paradoxus B4 encodes:
- a CDS encoding acyl-CoA carboxylase subunit beta, whose protein sequence is MQELIEQLEKKRAQARMGGGQKRIDAQHAKGKLTARERIELLLDDGTFEEWDMFVEHRSVDFGMAEQKILGDGVVTGYGMINGRLVFVFSQDFTVFGGALSEAHAEKICKVMDQAMKVGAPVIGLNDSGGARIQEGVASLGGYADVFQRNVMASGVVPQISMIMGPCAGGAVYSPAMTDFIFMVKDSSYMFVTGPEVVKTVTHESVTAEELGGAVTHTTRSGVADMAFENDVEALMMLRRLYNYLPLNNREKPPVRLGNNGQGDPADRPDYSLDTLVPDNPNKPYDIKELILKVVDDGDFFELQPDYAKNIVIGFARMEGQTIGIVANQPLVLAGCLDIKSSIKAARFVRFCDAFNIPVVTFVDVPGFMPGTGQEYGGIIKHGAKLLYAYAECTVPKITVITRKAYGGAYDVMASKHLRGDVNLAWPRAEIAVMGAKGAVEIIFREDKNDPEKLAAREAEYKARFANPYVAGARGYIDDVILPHETRKRICRSLVMLREKKLENPWRKHGNIPL, encoded by the coding sequence ATGCAAGAACTGATCGAACAACTCGAAAAGAAGCGCGCGCAGGCGCGCATGGGCGGCGGGCAGAAGCGCATCGACGCGCAGCACGCCAAGGGCAAGCTCACGGCGCGCGAGCGCATCGAGCTGCTGCTGGACGACGGCACTTTTGAAGAATGGGACATGTTCGTCGAGCACCGCTCGGTCGATTTCGGCATGGCCGAGCAGAAGATTCTCGGCGACGGCGTGGTCACCGGCTACGGGATGATCAACGGCCGCCTGGTGTTCGTGTTCAGCCAGGACTTCACGGTGTTCGGCGGCGCGCTCAGCGAAGCGCATGCCGAAAAGATCTGCAAGGTGATGGACCAGGCCATGAAGGTCGGCGCACCCGTCATCGGTCTCAACGATTCGGGCGGCGCGCGCATCCAGGAAGGCGTGGCCTCGCTCGGCGGCTATGCCGACGTGTTCCAGCGCAACGTGATGGCTTCCGGCGTGGTGCCGCAGATCAGCATGATCATGGGCCCGTGCGCGGGCGGTGCGGTGTACTCGCCGGCCATGACCGACTTCATCTTCATGGTGAAGGACTCGAGCTACATGTTCGTCACCGGCCCCGAGGTGGTGAAGACCGTGACGCACGAGAGCGTCACGGCCGAGGAGCTCGGCGGCGCCGTCACCCACACCACGCGCAGCGGCGTGGCCGACATGGCGTTCGAGAACGACGTCGAGGCGCTGATGATGCTGCGCCGCCTGTACAACTACCTGCCGCTCAACAACCGCGAGAAGCCGCCGGTGCGCCTGGGCAACAACGGCCAGGGCGACCCGGCCGACCGGCCCGACTACTCGCTCGACACGCTGGTGCCCGACAACCCGAACAAGCCCTACGACATCAAGGAGCTGATCCTCAAGGTGGTGGACGACGGCGACTTCTTCGAGCTGCAGCCCGACTACGCGAAGAACATCGTGATCGGCTTCGCGCGCATGGAAGGCCAGACCATCGGCATCGTGGCCAACCAGCCGCTGGTGCTCGCGGGCTGCCTGGACATCAAGAGCAGCATCAAGGCCGCGCGCTTCGTGCGCTTCTGCGATGCCTTCAACATTCCCGTGGTCACCTTCGTCGACGTTCCCGGCTTCATGCCCGGCACGGGGCAGGAGTACGGCGGCATCATCAAGCACGGCGCCAAGCTGCTCTATGCGTATGCGGAGTGCACGGTGCCCAAGATCACCGTCATCACGCGCAAGGCCTATGGCGGCGCGTACGACGTGATGGCCTCCAAGCACCTGCGCGGCGACGTCAACCTGGCCTGGCCGCGCGCCGAGATCGCGGTGATGGGCGCCAAGGGCGCGGTGGAAATCATCTTCCGCGAGGACAAGAACGACCCCGAGAAACTCGCGGCCCGCGAGGCCGAGTACAAGGCGCGTTTCGCCAACCCGTACGTGGCGGGCGCCCGCGGCTACATCGACGACGTGATCCTGCCGCACGAAACGCGCAAGCGCATCTGCCGCTCGCTGGTGATGCTGCGCGAGAAGAAGCTCGAGAACCCGTGGCGCAAGCACGGAAACATCCCACTGTGA
- the meaB gene encoding methylmalonyl Co-A mutase-associated GTPase MeaB, which yields MLNPASAALERAIAESDGMAQRRAIAKAITLLESTRADHRAQADELLTALLPRTGNSFRLGISGVPGVGKSTFIETLGLLLIDKGHRVAVLTIDPSSTVSGGSILGDKTRMERLSVHERAYIRPSPSSGTLGGVAEKTREAMLVCEAAGYDIVIVETVGVGQSETAVAGMTDMFVLMQLPNAGDDLQAIKKGVMELADLVVINKADIDKDAATRAQAQITSALRLFGHQGNPEHAHAVHDAHSGAEVRFWLPRVLQLSALAGTGVDAFWDAVMQFRQLQTANGKLARRREKQATAWMWERIDAGLKQAFRQHAQVRELLPQLTQQVAEGSLPASTAARQLLAAAAITARP from the coding sequence GTGCTGAACCCGGCTTCCGCCGCCCTGGAACGCGCGATCGCCGAATCGGACGGCATGGCGCAGCGCCGGGCGATCGCCAAGGCCATCACGCTGCTCGAATCGACCCGCGCCGACCATCGCGCGCAGGCCGACGAACTGCTCACCGCGCTGCTGCCGCGCACCGGCAATTCGTTTCGCCTCGGTATCTCGGGCGTACCGGGCGTCGGCAAGTCGACCTTCATCGAAACACTGGGCCTGCTGCTGATCGACAAGGGGCACCGCGTCGCGGTGCTCACCATCGACCCGTCCTCCACCGTTTCGGGCGGCTCCATCCTGGGCGACAAGACGCGCATGGAGCGGCTCTCGGTGCACGAGCGCGCCTACATCCGTCCGAGTCCGTCGAGCGGCACGCTCGGCGGCGTGGCCGAGAAGACACGCGAGGCCATGCTGGTGTGCGAGGCCGCCGGCTACGACATCGTGATCGTCGAGACCGTGGGCGTGGGCCAGAGCGAGACCGCCGTCGCCGGCATGACCGACATGTTCGTGCTGATGCAGCTGCCCAATGCGGGCGACGACCTGCAGGCGATCAAGAAGGGCGTGATGGAGCTGGCCGACCTGGTCGTCATCAACAAGGCCGACATCGACAAGGACGCCGCGACGCGTGCGCAGGCACAGATCACCTCTGCCCTGCGCCTCTTCGGCCACCAGGGCAACCCGGAGCACGCGCACGCGGTGCACGACGCGCACAGCGGCGCGGAGGTGCGCTTCTGGCTGCCCAGGGTGCTGCAGCTCAGCGCGCTCGCGGGCACGGGCGTCGATGCCTTCTGGGATGCCGTCATGCAATTCAGGCAACTGCAGACCGCCAACGGCAAGCTCGCCAGGCGCCGCGAAAAACAGGCCACCGCCTGGATGTGGGAACGCATCGACGCCGGCCTCAAGCAGGCCTTCAGGCAGCACGCGCAGGTGCGCGAACTGCTGCCGCAGCTCACCCAGCAGGTGGCGGAGGGCTCGCTGCCCGCATCGACGGCGGCGCGCCAGCTGCTTGCGGCGGCCGCCATCACCGCCAGACCATGA